Genomic window (Sediminispirochaeta smaragdinae DSM 11293):
AGTTTCATAAGGTCCTGGCGAATAGTCGGTTCCGTGACCCCAAAGGTTTCGCTAAGGTAACTTACCCTTGCACTCCCGTTTTCTCGAATAAGCTCAATGATCTTCTGTCGGCGTTGTTCGGCGAGCATCTCGGCTATAATGTCCTTATTGTCTGTTTCCACAAAGCATAGGCCTCAAGGGATGAAGGGTTGGCTTTCGGCTTGTGGTCGACAGAATTGTAGGGTATTGCCGCGATTTCATCAATACTCGAAAAAATTCCTGCACCGAGAGCTGCAAGCACGCCTGCTCCAAGGGCGGATGCCTCTTTTACGTCGATGACTGTTACCGGCACTTGCAATAGTGAAGCTATCAGCGAGAGGGTGAAGTTGCTGACTGTCAGTCCTCCGTCTGCCTTGAGACTTCGAAGCGTTATGCCGCTGTCGGCTTCCATTGCCGTTATCACATCCTTAATCTGGAAGGCAATCGATTCGAGTCCCGCTCGAACCACATGGGCCTTGGTACTTGCGAAGGTAAGACCGGCAATCATCCCCTTCTGATCCATCTTCCAATAGGGGGCTCCCAAGCCTGAGAAGGCCGGGATGAGGCATACGCCGTCGCTGCTTGTTACACTTTCGGCCAAGATATCGGAATCGCGGCTCTCGTCGAAAAGTCCGAGTTGATCGCGCATCCACGTTATGGTCGATCCGCAGGAGACAATAATACCTTCAAGGGCGTAGTCGACCCTGTCACCTGTACTCCAGCATATGGTCGCAACCATGCCGTTTTTCGAAACCGGACGCTGTGAACCGGTATTCATGAGGATAGAGGATCCTGTCCCCAGGGTAACCTTGGCGTTGCCCGAAGAGAAACAGCGTTCACCGAAGGCTGCGGCGTGGGAATCGCCTATCATCGCGCTGATGGGAATGGGGGAGGAGAAAACCCCTTCGAAATCACTTGTACCGAATATCCGTGAAGAGGGGCCGAGTTCCGGAAGCCGTAAGCCCTCTGCGGAAAGAAGCGCAATCATCTCTTCGTCCCAGCTTAGAGCGTCGAGATTCATGAAGAGGGTTCTGGAGGCATTGGTAAAGTCGCTTGCATACACTCCTCCGGTAAGTCTGAAAAGTAACCAGCTATCCACCGTCCCGAAGAAGGCCTTGCCAGCGTGTACCTGTTCGGCAATATCTTTCTCCTGCTCCAGTATGGCCGTCAGTTTTGTTCCCGAAAAATAGGGATCGATGATAAGCCCTGTTCGCCGGGTAAGAATGTCACCGTATCCTTCCTCCTCAAGCCTGGAGCAGACGGCAACCGACCTTTTACACTGCCAGACCACGGCAGGGCGAAGGGGCTTTCCCTTACGATCCCAGAGAAGGAAGGTTTCTCTCTGGTTTGAGATACCGCAGCAGCGAATGGCCCTTCTATCTC
Coding sequences:
- a CDS encoding FGGY family carbohydrate kinase, translated to MKEAALLSIDQGTSGSKAILFSLSGKLMAKATVATRQSYPQAGFVEQDPEELYRSVIQAVEAAVRQYEEEGGDRRAIRCCGISNQRETFLLWDRKGKPLRPAVVWQCKRSVAVCSRLEEEGYGDILTRRTGLIIDPYFSGTKLTAILEQEKDIAEQVHAGKAFFGTVDSWLLFRLTGGVYASDFTNASRTLFMNLDALSWDEEMIALLSAEGLRLPELGPSSRIFGTSDFEGVFSSPIPISAMIGDSHAAAFGERCFSSGNAKVTLGTGSSILMNTGSQRPVSKNGMVATICWSTGDRVDYALEGIIVSCGSTITWMRDQLGLFDESRDSDILAESVTSSDGVCLIPAFSGLGAPYWKMDQKGMIAGLTFASTKAHVVRAGLESIAFQIKDVITAMEADSGITLRSLKADGGLTVSNFTLSLIASLLQVPVTVIDVKEASALGAGVLAALGAGIFSSIDEIAAIPYNSVDHKPKANPSSLEAYALWKQTIRTL